The DNA region GGGCCCAGGGCTGAGTGCAGCAGAGTGGGGTACTGAGCAAAGCCTGGGGCTCCGGGAGGCAGCAGGAGGAGCCGGAAGCACCCTCCTCCTTCGCCCCCCAAGGCTGCTGCATGCCCAGAAGTCTCAAAAAGAAACTTGAGGCACCCAGATTTCCACCTCAGGGAAGGCCCAGACCCCTCCCTCCACGGGGCTCCCGGATGCACTGTGCCCCGGCTCGGCCTCCCTCACCCTCTGAGATGTATTTGAGTTTCAGGCACTGGTCTCCTCGGGCCCCGGTGAAGTCGAAGAGCTGGCAGGGCCCGCGCAGGCGCCCACCGTGCGGCTGCTCGTTGGTCACAGCCCACTGCAGGGCGCAGGGCGTGTTATTGAGGAAGTAGACACGCAGCTGCAGGTGGGACTGCCCTGGGGCCAGCGGCGAGCAGAACACAGCCAGCTGCAGCCACTTTCGGGCTTCCCGGCCCACCGGCGCCTCCAGCACACAGGTGTAGAGGCTGCAGAGAGAGGCGGTGGCAGGGACCACGTACGATGGGACCGGGGAGGCCGGGACACCAGCCCACCTGCCACCCAGCTCCCACCGCACCAGGGGCCTCTGTGGGGGCCtccagggaggaaaggagaaCATTCCAGGCCATGTAGGGAAGAACTAGGGTGGAGGGTTGGCTAGAGGGACGGAATGTGAGTCATGCCAGTGACTGTCACTGGGTCAGTGTAGGAAAGAGGCAAGCTGAGCTCCGGGCCACCATGCATGGCCCTGCTCTGGTCATGGGTGGCAAGGAGACTGGGAGGCAGAGGGTCTAGGATCCTAGAAGGACAGAGCCAAGGACAGACATAACCTGGGATGGAGTCTTAGAGAACTGGAAGGGGCAACGTGCCCTGGACAGCGGGGAGACGGTCCTGAGCCAGGGCACAGAGAAGAGACAGACAATGTTAGAGACAGAGGTGGAGACGGGACAGGCCCCTCTAGATAGATGACCGGGGCTGAGCCAGACCTTTCTAGACAGACAGAGGGACCATGGGGGGATGCACAGTCCTGGATGGGGTGGCAGCAAGATAAGCAGCCATAGGCACTGGGACAGAGGGAGTGGGGAAGAATGGGAGATACGGGCTTTGCAGGCCAGCTTGGACAGCATAAGAGGCAGTCCCCGCAGAGAGGTGAGGACGAGGCAGGCAGAAACAGGGGCGGGAAGTCCAGGCCCACAGGCGGGCACCCACCTGAAGTGGGAGAGGTGGACGCGACATTCATCCCGGGAGGTGTGGTCTCCCGGCCGCCCCAGCGGCTTCCAGGCCTTGGCGTCCAGCAGGGCGGTGTTACTGCTGTAGGTGCGGGCCTGGCTGGGCTGCTGGGCACAGTGCTTGAAGGTGAGGGTGCAGGGCTTCAGGAAGGAGGCCCCGTGGGGGCCGCATGCCACCACGGGGCTCACCAGCCCCTGAGCTCGGGACAGCGAGGGGGCATCCGTCAGGTCCCACACCAGGGTCAGCGACACCCGCTCCTGGCGGCCCACAGACACAGCACCTGGGGAGGACGGGGAGCTGAGGGGGGCCTGGCAGGCAGGCACACCCCTGCCGCAGAGGAGGCCCGGCCAGAGCGGGGGAGGATGCGGGCCGGGAGCCCCGCAGAGGGGACGCCACAGGGCACGCGGGGCAGGGGGCAGTGTGGAGGAGAACAAGAGGGTGGTGACTGACTTGGGATGGAACCACAAGCAAGTCGTCCCCCTCCTCCGAGGGATGCTGCAAGCTCACTCAGGCTCTTCTGAGAATTTGCAAAGGGTGCTCTTCCTCCAGACACTGTACTTCCCTTTTGGGGAGAAATGTCGTAACAGACTGTTTATTAGAACAAGGCCCTTTGCCTCCACCTGCCACGAAACTGTCATAAAAATGTGTAGTATATCCATCTTTGGAGTCAAGAAAGACGTACACGAAACATACAATTTTCAAATGATGAAGGTGTCTCTGGTGCTCTCTCAGGGTTGGCGCCCCTGTCTAATATGTAACATGAACAGCTGTAGGCTGAGAAGGGAGCTGGGTGCTGTTACCTGGAGGGATGAGCAGGGAAATGCCTGTATCCTGGAGCATCAGGCAGCCACCACGGTGGTCCACCTCTCGAGCAGAAAACACCAACAGTTTGTGCATCAGCTGCCGGATGACGGTCTGGCCTTGGGTGGGTGTGTGCAATTCCTGATAGAAGGTGGCCACCTCCTGCAGCGTGGCTGGCGGGCCTGCCCTGGAGGACTCATCTTCCGgtaggggagtgggagggggcgCTGGCTCCTCGTGGCTCTCCAGCTCCCAGCAGGCCCCCAGCAGCTGGCGAGGACAGCGCCATCGAAGGCACTGGACCAGGAGCACGGCGCTCGCCACTGGAACCCCCACCAGCAGTAGAAACTGGGCGGGCTGGAAGGAGCTCTCATAGGAGCACATCCGCCTGGTCGCTTGATGCTGCCGGTTGCCCTGCACCCACGTGCCAGCCGAGGCCGAGGGCCTGGGGAAGAGAGTCAGTGTCACGTGAGCCGTCGGAGGCTAAGACCTGGCTTCTAAGTGGCTGCAGTGAGGAGGGAGCAAATTATCTTCATCCGGCATACCCCATGCACCCCAGTCAGATCAATTTCCTTAACAGAACTTCACCAATCTCTCCgtccctccctctgtctctctgtttccctctctctccctcaagAACCTGCCGTGACTCCCCATGCCCTAACTAATTTCACCTCTCACTAGACAGAAAGACCGTGGGTTTGGAGTTAGAGGATGTGAATTCACACACCACCTTGGTCACTGCCTGAGTGAGCCTGTCCTACTGTTTAACGTGCCTCAGTTTTTACCTCTGTCTAAATAGAGCCCTTGATCTCCATGGGCCGACAgaaggtgaaagaaagtgaagtcgctcagtc from Ovis canadensis isolate MfBH-ARS-UI-01 breed Bighorn chromosome 20, ARS-UI_OviCan_v2, whole genome shotgun sequence includes:
- the UNC5CL gene encoding UNC5C-like protein — encoded protein: MCSYESSFQPAQFLLLVGVPVASAVLLVQCLRWRCPRQLLGACWELESHEEPAPPPTPLPEDESSRAGPPATLQEVATFYQELHTPTQGQTVIRQLMHKLLVFSAREVDHRGGCLMLQDTGISLLIPPGAVSVGRQERVSLTLVWDLTDAPSLSRAQGLVSPVVACGPHGASFLKPCTLTFKHCAQQPSQARTYSSNTALLDAKAWKPLGRPGDHTSRDECRVHLSHFSLYTCVLEAPVGREARKWLQLAVFCSPLAPGQSHLQLRVYFLNNTPCALQWAVTNEQPHGGRLRGPCQLFDFTGARGDQCLKLKYISEGWENVDDSSCQLVPHLHIWHGKCPFRSFCFRRKAANENEDCSALTNEIIVTMHTFQDGLETKYMEILRFQASEEESWAVPPPVTQPPPCNRLPPELFEQLQMLLEPNSITGNDWRRLASHLGLCGMKIRFMSCQRSPAAAILELFEEQNGSLQELHYLMTLMERLDCASVIQNYLKGTQSGSPPQLRAGAQENEGLELDEKL